A window of Nocardiopsis sp. Huas11 genomic DNA:
CGGAGGTAGCACCATGTCAGCGTCGCTCGAGTCCGCGCCGCTCCCCGCAACCGAGGTCGGAGCCGGCACCGGACTGGGCGAGCTCTGCGTGCTGATGAAGCTCGGCGAGATCGTCCTCAAGGGGTCCAACCGCAAGCTCTTCGAGCGGCGGCTCCACAACAACATCCGGGCGTCGGTGCGTGACATCGGCGACATTCGGCTCTCCCAGCGGGGCGCCGGCGTCATCATCGTCCGCAAGCCCGAGGCCTCCGACGTGGAGATCGCCGAGATCGCCGACCGCATGGCCAACGTCATGGGCGTCGTATGGGTGCACCTGGTCCGCCGGGTGGCCAAGGACCTGGACGCCATCACCGACATCGCGGTGCGCTCCCTGGCCGACCGCACCGGCACGTTCGCCGTGCGGGCCCGCCGCCGGGACAAGCGCTTCGGGATGACCTCGTCCGAGCTGGCCGGCCACCTGGGCTCGAAGATCATCGAGGCCCACGGGTACCCGGTCAACCTCAAGCGGCCCGACAACACCCTCTACGTCGAGGTGGACAAGGACGAGGCGTTCGTGTTCACCGACGGCATCCCCGGCCAGGGCGGTCTGCCGGCCGGGATGAGCGGGCGCGGCCTGGTATTGATGTCGGGCGGCATCGACTCGCCGGTCGCGGCGCACCGGATGATCCGGCGCGGGCTGAAGGTGGACTTCCTGCACTTCTCCGGGATGCCCTTCACCGGCCCCGAGTCCATCTACAAGGCCTACAGCCTGGTCCGCCAGATCGACCGCTACCAGGTGGGCTCGCGCTTGTTCGTGGTGCCCTTCGGCAAGGCCCAGCAGCAGCTGAAGAGCTCGGGCATCGAGCGGCTGCAGATCGTCGCCCAGCGGCGGCTGATGCTCAAGACCGCCGAGGCGCTCGCCGACGACCTGGGCGCGGAGTGCCTGATCACCGGGGACGCCCTGGGCCAGGTGTCGAGCCAGACGATGACCAACCTCACGGCCCTGGACGACGCGGTGGACCTGCCGATCCTGCGGCCGCTCATCGGCATGGACAAGACCGAGATCATGGACCAGGCCCGCCGGATCGGCACCCTGGCCATCTCGGAGCTGCCCGACGAGGACTGCTGCACGATGCTGACCCCGCGCCAGGTGGAGACCGCCGCCAAGATCCCCGACCTGCGCCAGATCGAGAAGCGGCTGGACGCCGAGGAGCTGGCCGAGCACCTGGTCACCACGGCGCAGCTGCACAAGCCCA
This region includes:
- the thiI gene encoding tRNA uracil 4-sulfurtransferase ThiI; protein product: MSASLESAPLPATEVGAGTGLGELCVLMKLGEIVLKGSNRKLFERRLHNNIRASVRDIGDIRLSQRGAGVIIVRKPEASDVEIAEIADRMANVMGVVWVHLVRRVAKDLDAITDIAVRSLADRTGTFAVRARRRDKRFGMTSSELAGHLGSKIIEAHGYPVNLKRPDNTLYVEVDKDEAFVFTDGIPGQGGLPAGMSGRGLVLMSGGIDSPVAAHRMIRRGLKVDFLHFSGMPFTGPESIYKAYSLVRQIDRYQVGSRLFVVPFGKAQQQLKSSGIERLQIVAQRRLMLKTAEALADDLGAECLITGDALGQVSSQTMTNLTALDDAVDLPILRPLIGMDKTEIMDQARRIGTLAISELPDEDCCTMLTPRQVETAAKIPDLRQIEKRLDAEELAEHLVTTAQLHKPSFLGDAAPARVAPAAAASV